From Oryza brachyantha chromosome 9, ObraRS2, whole genome shotgun sequence, a single genomic window includes:
- the LOC102705005 gene encoding acyl carrier protein 2, chloroplastic-like — protein sequence MAAITTGSAVSFARPVKAINVGSVSFAGLRKDNVAFRMQPVTQRLAVICAAKKETVEKVCDIVKKQLVLPEGTQVTGASKFTDLGADSLDTVEIVMGLEEAFHISVEESSAQSIATVEDAANLIDKLVEAEAGK from the exons ATGGCCGCCATCACCACCGGATCCGCCGTCTCCTTCGCGAGGCCCGTCAAG GCAATCAATGTTGGCTCGGTATCTTTTGCTGGTTTAAGGAAGGACAATGTGGCCTTCCGTATGCAGCCAGTAACACAAAGACTTGCAGTTATCTGTGCT GCCAAAAAGGAAACAGTGGAGAAGGTTTGTGATATTGTAAAGAAGCAGCTCGTGCTTCCTGAAGGCACTCAGGTTACTGGTGCCTCTAAGTTCACTGATCTTGGTGCTGATTCCTTGGACACG GTTGAGATCGTTATGGGTCTCGAAGAGGCTTTCCATATCAGCGTGGAGGAATCAAGTGCGCAGTCAATTGCGACAGTGGAGGATGCTGCTAATCTCATCGACAAGCTTGTTGAGGCTGAGGCTGGAAAATAA